The Streptomyces sp. NBC_00286 nucleotide sequence ACCGCGACCAGCCTTTTCAGATCCAACGGGCTACTGCTGCCGGAGGTATTGACGCATCTCGCTTCTCACACTTAACGTCTGCCCGACCATACGAACGTCGTTCGATTTACCGAACACATCACTTCGGCGGACAGGCAGTCGGCTACAGAGGCTTCCTCCGGCCGAGCCGAGCACTGGAAGGCACACGGCACCGCGCCCACGCGCGCTCGAATCGACAACCGACCGGCAGACCCCGCACCACGACCGCCCCACTCGGGCGAGAACCGTGCCGTCACCTCACAAGCTGTCACCACGAAACGCACCGGCATCGTGTGGCCAGTCCCGCGGTCACCACGGCGAGGTGCACCGCACACGGGAGACATACCGCTGACCGGATCCGACCACCCCCTTCCGCGTCGTGCAGCAGCCGGTCCTGTCCCCCCAACACTGAGACCGAGCTCCCCCCTCGCCACCCCGCTTCTCCCTGTTTCACCGGGTGGTGGCATCTGCAGAACGACAGGAGATGTACATGTCCGCGCTTCGCGCCAGGCTGGCGGCGATATTGGTCGCCGCCTGCCTCCTCCTCACAGGCCAAGCCCTGACCGCACCGGACCGGGCGGCCGCCGCCGACCCGGGCTACCTGATGGTGCACTTCACCGGGGAGGGGTCGGCCAACCAGCAGATGTACCTCTCGCACAGCACGGACGGCCTGCGCTGGAACGACCTCAACGGCGGCGGCATGGTCCTGCGCTCCACGGTCGGCACGAAGGGGGTGCGCGACCCCGCACTGGTGAGATCCCCCGACGGCAGCAAGTACTGGATCATCGCGACCGACCTGTGCTGGGGCTGTGGGTCGACCGTGGACGGATCCATCAACAACGGCAGCCGCAACCTCGTGGTGTGGGAGTCGACGGACCTGGTCAACTGGTCGAAGCCGTGGCTGCTCAACGTCGCCGGCGCGATTCCCGACGGGCGCAACGCCTGGGCGCCGGAGGCGATCTGGAACCCGGCCACCAACGACTACGTCCTGTACTGGGCGACGAACGTGCCCCTCGACGGCAAGACGAAGCACCGCATCTTCTACGCCCGCACCAGCGACTTCCGCTCCATCACCACCCCGAAGATCTACATCGACCGCCCCGGCACCCAGGAACTCATCGACACCCAGATCGTCGAGGTTCCGTCAGGCGTCGGCAACTACCGCTACGTACGGGCCTCCGGCGACGGCCAGATCACCCTCGAAGGCAGCAACTCGATCCTGGGGACCTGGACCAGGCTCGGCGACCTCTCCGGCATCGGCCTGACCGGCTCCCAG carries:
- a CDS encoding glycoside hydrolase family 43 protein, coding for MSALRARLAAILVAACLLLTGQALTAPDRAAAADPGYLMVHFTGEGSANQQMYLSHSTDGLRWNDLNGGGMVLRSTVGTKGVRDPALVRSPDGSKYWIIATDLCWGCGSTVDGSINNGSRNLVVWESTDLVNWSKPWLLNVAGAIPDGRNAWAPEAIWNPATNDYVLYWATNVPLDGKTKHRIFYARTSDFRSITTPKIYIDRPGTQELIDTQIVEVPSGVGNYRYVRASGDGQITLEGSNSILGTWTRLGDLSGIGLTGSQVEGPMWMKFRDRNEWTLYLDQYASGRGYMPVTTTNPSSPGTYKLPASGSYNMGGTKKRHGSILTLTAAEEARVLARWPNTPAKRLQSFNFQDRYVRHADFDVRIDQNITSEDAQFRLRPGLSGSGTVSFESVNFPGYFLRHSNYDFQLAYNDGTAQFAADATFRQVAGLADSSWSSFQSYNHPDRYIRHFGYQLRLDPITTATGRSDATFRVTS